The following proteins are co-located in the Bacteroidales bacterium genome:
- a CDS encoding glycosyltransferase family 2 protein, producing the protein MKISILIPVNDYDIVALVHNMRSALDKVPEFCEIIVGDDGSSVEYREKYRQLESDKVRLIISEKNIGRAAIRNRLALEAKGDFLLFIDADTMLPGTAEAYMLKWLPAASISKVICGGTLYHDSSPGDPDKLLRWKFGREREQKKAIERNKHPHAAFSTFNVLIDKAVFSRIRFNEELKQYGHEDTLLGYQLKKAGIDILHIDNGLVHEGLESNKDFLTKTKLGIENLSMLYDNVTDKKTFSDTVRILRFYNRLKYLRVTLILAGIFIRYRERMEIRLDSSKISLLLFDFYKICMFCTYREIHGRRNVLPVFLI; encoded by the coding sequence ATGAAGATCTCAATACTTATCCCGGTTAATGATTATGATATAGTTGCGCTTGTACACAATATGAGAAGTGCCCTTGATAAAGTACCTGAATTTTGTGAAATAATTGTTGGCGATGATGGGTCATCTGTGGAGTACAGGGAGAAATACAGGCAGCTGGAAAGTGACAAAGTAAGGCTGATTATTTCAGAAAAGAATATTGGTAGAGCTGCCATAAGAAACAGGCTGGCCCTTGAAGCAAAAGGTGATTTCCTTCTTTTCATTGATGCTGACACCATGCTTCCGGGAACCGCAGAAGCCTATATGCTAAAATGGCTTCCGGCAGCGAGTATATCAAAGGTAATATGTGGCGGAACGTTATATCACGATAGTTCTCCGGGAGATCCTGATAAACTCTTAAGGTGGAAATTCGGCAGAGAAAGAGAGCAGAAAAAAGCAATTGAAAGAAATAAACATCCTCATGCTGCTTTCTCAACATTCAATGTTCTTATTGATAAAGCAGTATTTTCAAGGATCAGGTTCAATGAAGAACTTAAGCAATATGGACATGAGGATACATTGCTTGGATATCAGTTAAAAAAAGCAGGTATAGATATCCTTCACATCGATAACGGACTGGTACACGAGGGTTTGGAATCAAATAAGGATTTTCTTACCAAAACCAAACTTGGGATTGAGAATCTGAGTATGCTTTATGATAATGTTACCGATAAGAAAACTTTCTCCGACACTGTAAGAATTCTGCGATTCTACAACAGATTGAAATATTTAAGGGTAACTCTTATTCTTGCCGGTATATTTATAAGGTATAGGGAAAGAATGGAAATCCGGCTCGATTCAAGCAAAATCTCCCTTTTACTTTTTGATTTCTACAAGATTTGTATGTTCTGCACCTACAGGGAAATACACGGAAGAAGGAACGTGCTTCCGGTATTTCTGATTTGA
- a CDS encoding TonB-dependent receptor plug domain-containing protein, which produces MKYTFIYIALLLTISLNGQIALHKDTIRISEVVISGNRMSSEIPGYRKESLDSSVVTSYSHRTVAEVLSLKSGIFIKSYGMGGTATPAFRGTGAGHTQIAWNGININNPMLGQSDLSLFPVGMTDNIQIYFGGASMTLGSGGIGGTINLETKPDWKNETSATISPGIGSFGTYSGLVSLKTGNESFQTNTRAFYYSAENDFRYLNTVNSSDPAWETRINNQVKNKGLMQELYYRWQKSVLSARIWYQSSDRNLPSSMLIQQQGTPERQSDESVRAMFSYNLDKAASAFYITGAWLMNRLDYVNSLASIDSRNISNSLSFKAGAEKNILTASKLKLAISEELNEVNSNNYGGRIIRNTTALSASVESNLSDRLGTNILVREILDEDKFLIPDFSAGLQFRLLDAEEDILKANISRNSKIPTLNDLYWSPGGNPELKNEYAYIYELTYELRRKISSSINIKYSVSAFRNTIKDMVQWRPGAYSYWTAENIRNVSSMGVETSLSAKYKLNKFVSVLEASYSYTRAYDDGSDSEKNQLMYVPENIANASWQFIYKTLYTSWKLNFTGDRFITLDNTKSLPAYLLNGISSGYKIKIKDSLIDLNLNIDNLFDVYYQSIAYFPLPGRTYSLKLLIQLNK; this is translated from the coding sequence TTGAAATATACTTTCATATATATTGCCCTTCTTCTTACCATTTCACTAAACGGGCAAATCGCCTTACATAAAGATACTATCAGAATAAGTGAGGTAGTCATTTCCGGTAACAGGATGTCATCGGAGATACCGGGCTACAGGAAAGAATCACTTGACTCCTCTGTAGTTACCAGCTACAGTCATAGAACAGTTGCTGAAGTCCTATCCCTAAAATCGGGGATTTTTATCAAAAGTTACGGGATGGGAGGAACTGCAACACCTGCATTCCGGGGAACAGGTGCTGGTCATACACAGATTGCCTGGAATGGAATAAATATTAATAATCCGATGCTCGGTCAATCAGATCTCTCTCTGTTTCCGGTCGGAATGACCGATAATATTCAGATATATTTTGGTGGTGCCTCTATGACACTCGGAAGTGGAGGTATAGGCGGAACAATTAATCTGGAGACCAAACCTGACTGGAAAAATGAAACTTCTGCAACGATCAGTCCCGGAATAGGGAGTTTCGGTACCTACTCCGGATTAGTTTCTCTTAAGACCGGAAATGAAAGTTTTCAAACAAATACAAGGGCTTTTTATTATTCAGCAGAAAACGATTTCCGGTACCTGAATACAGTGAACAGTTCTGATCCGGCCTGGGAAACACGGATAAACAATCAGGTGAAAAATAAAGGATTGATGCAGGAGTTGTACTACAGATGGCAGAAAAGTGTCCTCTCTGCACGGATCTGGTACCAGTCTTCTGACCGGAATCTGCCTTCATCAATGCTAATACAGCAACAGGGAACTCCTGAAAGACAATCAGATGAATCTGTAAGAGCTATGTTTAGTTATAACCTGGATAAAGCAGCATCGGCCTTTTATATAACTGGTGCATGGTTGATGAACAGACTTGATTATGTGAATTCCCTGGCATCAATAGATTCACGCAATATTTCCAATAGTCTGTCATTTAAAGCCGGTGCTGAAAAAAATATCTTAACCGCCAGCAAGTTAAAGCTTGCCATAAGCGAAGAACTGAATGAGGTCAATTCAAATAATTACGGCGGACGGATTATCCGTAATACTACAGCCCTTTCAGCATCAGTTGAATCCAATCTATCTGACAGACTGGGGACAAATATCCTGGTAAGAGAGATTCTCGATGAGGACAAATTCCTGATCCCTGATTTCTCTGCAGGATTGCAATTCAGATTACTTGATGCAGAGGAAGATATATTGAAGGCAAATATCTCAAGAAATTCCAAAATCCCGACACTGAATGATCTTTACTGGTCTCCCGGAGGTAACCCTGAATTAAAAAATGAATATGCTTACATATATGAACTTACTTATGAGTTGCGCAGAAAGATATCATCTTCAATTAATATAAAATATTCTGTTTCAGCGTTCAGGAACACAATAAAAGACATGGTTCAGTGGCGGCCGGGAGCATATTCTTACTGGACTGCTGAAAACATCCGGAACGTCAGCTCGATGGGAGTTGAAACATCATTATCAGCAAAGTACAAGCTCAATAAATTTGTCTCGGTACTTGAAGCTTCATATTCATATACAAGAGCATACGACGATGGTTCCGACTCAGAAAAGAATCAGCTTATGTATGTTCCTGAGAATATTGCAAACGCTTCCTGGCAATTTATTTATAAGACTCTTTATACCTCCTGGAAATTAAATTTCACAGGAGACAGATTTATTACCTTAGATAACACCAAATCACTTCCTGCTTACCTTCTGAATGGCATTTCATCGGGTTATAAAATTAAGATTAAAGATTCATTAATTGATCTTAACCTTAATATTGATAACCTGTTTGATGTTTACTATCAGTCAATTGCATATTTCCCTCTGCCCGGAAGAACATATTCATTAAAACTATTAATCCAATTAAATAAATAA
- a CDS encoding TlpA family protein disulfide reductase, which translates to MKKVSIIILLSVFPIILHGQIKSGYDIDVTIRGLQDSAIYLAYHFGDKQYIKDTIDLSRTGTAKFSGNESLPQGIYMIVLPGRKYFEILISDDQIFSVECSYDDYFNTLKFSGSDENTAFVAYQKKWLSMQQYASSVAKRNQANKQNSDSLRILTQLQKDTEENMKGYLRSVVAANNGNLLAVLVKALLPIDVPEIKIPAGPSNPDSVRWIQGYLYTKNHFFDNVSLTDERLLRTPILYTRLEAFFKNVVIQAPDSLNKEIDIIIKKCEKNYKIFQFVSVFLFNHFRESEIMGHDAVMVKLADDIYLSGKADWVSKEFKDDLKKQIDLIRPNLIGKKAQDLVMNSYKGIFVSLYDVEKEFTILYFWEPDCGHCKESTPKLKAFYDKPHDYTFEVFAVCTTAEKEKWSKYIEENKLTWINGWDPARTSHFDFYYNVQSTPMVYILDKNKKIIAKKISVEEIGNFIDNYKKYFN; encoded by the coding sequence ATGAAAAAGGTTTCAATTATTATTCTTCTATCGGTTTTTCCGATTATTCTTCACGGACAGATAAAGAGCGGATATGATATTGATGTCACAATACGGGGCTTGCAGGATTCCGCAATTTATCTGGCTTATCACTTTGGTGACAAACAGTACATAAAAGATACAATAGACCTGAGCAGAACCGGCACAGCTAAGTTTTCCGGTAACGAATCCCTTCCACAGGGTATATATATGATCGTGCTTCCCGGGAGGAAGTATTTTGAAATTCTTATTTCAGATGATCAGATTTTCTCGGTGGAATGTTCCTATGATGATTACTTCAATACTCTTAAGTTTTCGGGATCTGACGAGAATACAGCCTTTGTTGCCTATCAGAAAAAATGGCTCTCAATGCAACAATATGCTTCTTCAGTTGCCAAAAGAAACCAGGCAAACAAACAGAATAGTGATTCATTGAGAATTCTTACACAGCTTCAGAAAGATACTGAAGAGAATATGAAGGGTTACCTCAGAAGTGTTGTAGCAGCAAATAATGGAAACCTGCTCGCGGTTCTTGTTAAAGCACTTCTTCCAATTGATGTTCCTGAAATAAAGATTCCAGCAGGTCCCTCTAATCCTGATTCAGTGCGATGGATTCAGGGTTACCTGTATACAAAGAACCATTTTTTCGATAATGTAAGTCTTACAGATGAAAGACTTCTGCGTACCCCCATTCTGTATACACGACTGGAAGCTTTTTTTAAGAATGTGGTAATTCAGGCACCTGATTCGCTGAATAAAGAGATTGACATCATAATTAAGAAATGTGAAAAAAACTACAAGATCTTTCAATTTGTATCTGTCTTCCTCTTTAACCATTTCAGGGAAAGTGAAATTATGGGACACGATGCAGTAATGGTAAAACTGGCAGATGATATATACCTTTCCGGCAAAGCTGACTGGGTATCCAAAGAGTTTAAGGATGACCTTAAAAAGCAGATCGATCTGATAAGGCCCAATCTTATTGGGAAAAAAGCTCAGGATCTTGTAATGAACTCATACAAAGGAATTTTTGTTTCACTTTATGATGTAGAAAAGGAATTCACGATTTTATATTTCTGGGAACCTGATTGCGGACATTGTAAGGAATCAACGCCAAAACTGAAGGCATTCTATGATAAACCACACGATTATACTTTCGAGGTATTCGCTGTTTGTACAACGGCGGAAAAGGAAAAGTGGTCAAAGTATATCGAGGAGAACAAACTGACATGGATAAATGGCTGGGATCCGGCCAGAACATCTCATTTTGATTTCTATTATAATGTACAGTCTACTCCGATGGTATATATACTGGATAAAAACAAAAAGATAATAGCCAAGAAGATTTCCGTTGAAGAGATTGGCAATTTCATTGACAATTACAAAAAGTATTTCAATTAG
- a CDS encoding ABC transporter ATP-binding protein, with protein MKSNSNILSINNLEIGYISGKSKKALLPPLNAAAGKGELIAIIGRNGIGKSTLLRTLTGLQPGISGSIFYYGKDIRDYTRLDLAREVGYISTEIVKVSNMRVYDLVALGRFPHTNWIGKIEPEDDEIIKSALEKTSMSDFSKKYVSELSDGERQKVMISRILAQDTGIMIMDEPTAFLDIGSKYEILHLLHQLSRQNQKTIIFSTHDLQMAVSQADKIWLVLDNHLIEGAPEDLILAGAFDHLFDLSPVKFNTENGTFTFRGEERGSYYIEGDGIIRHWTEEAVKRSGFGISDVKAFPYIKTFPGNINKWQLITESGSAGYDSIHKLIVHLTSQQDETN; from the coding sequence ATGAAGTCTAATAGTAACATATTATCTATCAATAATCTGGAGATCGGGTATATCTCAGGAAAAAGCAAAAAAGCTCTTCTGCCTCCGTTAAATGCCGCTGCAGGTAAAGGGGAACTTATTGCTATTATTGGCAGAAATGGAATAGGCAAAAGCACTCTTCTCAGGACTTTAACCGGACTTCAGCCTGGTATTTCAGGATCAATTTTTTATTATGGAAAAGACATCAGGGACTACACCAGATTAGACCTTGCCAGGGAAGTAGGATATATCTCCACAGAGATAGTGAAAGTCTCGAATATGAGGGTGTATGATCTGGTTGCTCTCGGGAGGTTTCCTCACACTAACTGGATTGGGAAGATAGAGCCTGAAGATGATGAGATAATAAAGAGCGCACTTGAGAAAACATCCATGTCCGATTTCAGTAAAAAATACGTATCAGAATTGTCCGACGGCGAACGACAGAAGGTAATGATATCCCGAATCCTTGCCCAGGATACAGGTATTATGATTATGGATGAACCTACAGCTTTTCTGGATATAGGGAGCAAATATGAAATTTTGCACCTGTTGCATCAGCTTTCACGTCAGAATCAGAAGACAATTATATTTTCAACTCACGATCTGCAGATGGCTGTTAGTCAGGCTGATAAAATCTGGCTTGTGCTTGATAATCATCTGATTGAAGGTGCGCCTGAAGATCTTATTTTAGCCGGAGCGTTTGATCACCTGTTTGATCTGTCGCCGGTTAAATTTAACACTGAGAACGGAACATTTACTTTCAGGGGAGAGGAGCGGGGTTCATATTATATTGAGGGTGATGGTATTATCAGGCACTGGACAGAAGAAGCTGTTAAACGATCAGGATTTGGAATTTCTGATGTTAAGGCATTTCCATATATCAAAACATTTCCCGGAAACATTAATAAATGGCAGCTAATCACCGAATCAGGTTCTGCCGGTTATGATTCAATCCACAAACTGATTGTGCATCTGACAAGTCAGCAGGACGAGACTAATTGA
- a CDS encoding transglutaminase domain-containing protein — protein MYLKFLPVLIIALCLSCTNTKLIKDKAYRDTIEKSFNNKRMLASARESELFSVFDKDLTGEQTDGLKFLFAFMPLSDLADYSGDFFLANVDIALSGRSEAAWGKQIPEDIFLHYVLPPRINNENLDSFRIVYYNELKDRVKGLSLKEAALEINHWCHEKVIYQPSDIRTSAPMSTILSARGRCGEESTFTTAALRTAGIPARQVYTPRWAHNDDNHAWVEIWDNGQWYYLGACEPEPALDRGWFTEQARRAMLVHTKSFGAPYGNENSINRYNNYSDVNNLSKYAATKELIVKVLNNIGTPVVNAAVDYKLYNYAEFYTLASVPTDQNGISRFQTGFGDLLVWASSGDDFDYKKISVSETDTLTLTLNSKTSGSYSVELDLNVPPMLTPLTGPSQTLIDQNSLRLKQEDSIRLNYLNTWIKPEEVKKLADDLSIDEIRTAAIISRSMGNYSEIRKFLLDTPDSLVNMAVTLLEILADKDLRDTKAAVLKDHLINAKNTTDNQFVEYILNPRIANEILVSWRGYLRNNIPGTLISKAESDPSVIIKYLNENIKIANEENYYKTPLTPIGVYSLKVSDEASRAICFVAICRSLGIPSRLEPGRNIPQYFAEDKWNDVYFNDQTRPAGNMGYIKLISDGAKPVPEYFIHFTLARFENGRYNTLDYDFNKKVTDFREELALPMGNYMLVTGNRLADSRILSELSFFQLAENEHKTIEVNIRKDSTVKKIIGSADLKMILTLFEKSNVTIKGAGDKGSVIIWIEPDKEPTKHILNDLPKLKGELDKWGGNFLFLTISGSENNSFSPDKLQGLPSKSYFSNDEQLRIFKDAVKIIPEPEGSLPYVILVDKDGNIIFSSAGYRIGIGEQILKQLVVM, from the coding sequence ATGTATCTAAAATTTCTGCCGGTGCTAATAATAGCGCTTTGCCTGAGTTGTACAAATACCAAACTCATTAAAGATAAAGCCTACAGAGATACAATAGAGAAATCCTTTAACAATAAAAGGATGCTTGCCAGCGCGCGTGAAAGTGAATTGTTCTCTGTTTTTGATAAAGATCTGACCGGTGAACAAACCGATGGCCTTAAGTTCCTGTTTGCATTTATGCCCTTAAGTGACCTTGCAGATTATTCCGGAGATTTCTTTCTGGCCAATGTCGATATAGCCCTTTCAGGCCGATCTGAGGCAGCATGGGGTAAACAGATTCCTGAAGACATTTTTTTACATTATGTTCTTCCTCCCAGAATAAACAACGAGAACCTTGATTCGTTCAGAATCGTATACTATAATGAGCTGAAAGACAGGGTTAAGGGACTTAGTCTGAAAGAAGCTGCTCTTGAAATAAACCATTGGTGTCATGAAAAAGTTATATATCAGCCATCTGATATACGGACATCTGCACCAATGAGTACTATTCTTTCCGCCAGAGGCAGATGCGGCGAAGAATCCACCTTCACAACAGCCGCACTGAGAACGGCCGGTATACCGGCCCGACAGGTTTACACTCCGCGCTGGGCTCATAATGACGATAACCATGCCTGGGTCGAAATATGGGATAATGGACAATGGTATTATCTCGGGGCTTGTGAACCTGAACCTGCTCTTGATCGCGGCTGGTTCACTGAACAGGCAAGGAGAGCAATGCTCGTTCATACTAAATCTTTCGGTGCTCCGTATGGTAATGAGAATTCAATAAACCGGTATAATAACTATTCCGATGTTAATAATCTTTCAAAGTATGCTGCAACAAAGGAGCTGATTGTCAAAGTGCTGAATAATATCGGAACTCCAGTCGTTAATGCTGCAGTTGATTATAAACTTTACAACTATGCCGAGTTCTATACTCTGGCTTCAGTGCCAACAGATCAAAACGGAATTAGCAGGTTTCAGACCGGATTTGGTGATCTGCTTGTATGGGCTTCTTCAGGTGATGATTTTGATTACAAAAAGATCTCAGTTTCGGAAACAGATACACTAACCTTAACACTAAACAGTAAAACTTCCGGCAGTTATTCTGTTGAACTTGATCTGAATGTACCGCCAATGCTCACTCCCCTGACCGGACCTTCACAGACATTGATAGATCAGAACTCTCTGAGATTAAAACAGGAAGACTCAATACGCCTGAATTACCTGAATACCTGGATTAAACCTGAGGAAGTAAAAAAACTGGCAGATGATCTCAGTATTGATGAGATCAGAACAGCAGCAATAATTTCACGAAGCATGGGTAATTACAGTGAGATAAGAAAATTTCTGCTTGACACCCCTGATTCTTTGGTAAATATGGCTGTTACGTTGCTTGAAATACTTGCGGATAAAGATCTCAGAGATACTAAGGCAGCTGTACTTAAAGATCACTTAATCAATGCCAAAAACACTACAGATAATCAGTTTGTTGAATATATTCTTAATCCAAGAATTGCAAATGAAATACTTGTTTCATGGCGCGGATATTTAAGAAATAACATTCCCGGGACTCTTATAAGCAAAGCGGAATCTGATCCATCTGTAATTATAAAGTATTTAAATGAAAACATAAAAATTGCTAATGAAGAAAACTATTATAAAACGCCTCTCACGCCGATAGGAGTGTATAGCCTGAAAGTATCAGACGAAGCCTCCCGTGCGATTTGTTTTGTTGCGATTTGCAGGTCGCTGGGAATTCCTTCGCGGCTGGAACCCGGACGGAATATTCCTCAGTACTTTGCTGAGGACAAGTGGAATGACGTCTATTTCAATGATCAGACCAGGCCTGCCGGAAACATGGGATATATAAAGCTTATTTCTGATGGTGCCAAACCTGTTCCGGAGTATTTTATTCATTTTACTCTGGCACGATTTGAAAATGGAAGATACAATACTCTCGATTACGATTTTAATAAAAAAGTAACAGATTTCAGGGAAGAACTGGCCCTGCCTATGGGAAACTATATGCTGGTTACCGGAAACAGACTGGCAGACAGCAGGATATTATCGGAACTTTCTTTCTTTCAACTTGCTGAAAATGAACATAAAACTATTGAAGTTAATATAAGGAAAGATAGCACAGTAAAGAAAATTATTGGATCTGCAGATCTTAAAATGATACTTACGCTGTTTGAGAAAAGCAATGTTACTATAAAAGGAGCCGGAGATAAAGGTTCAGTAATTATTTGGATAGAGCCGGATAAAGAACCAACAAAACACATTCTTAATGATCTCCCAAAACTTAAAGGTGAACTAGATAAATGGGGAGGTAATTTCCTCTTTCTCACAATATCCGGCTCAGAAAATAATTCATTCAGTCCTGATAAACTCCAGGGTTTGCCGTCAAAAAGTTATTTTTCCAACGATGAGCAGTTGAGGATATTCAAAGATGCAGTTAAGATCATTCCTGAACCTGAGGGTAGTCTGCCCTATGTTATTCTGGTAGATAAAGACGGAAATATCATTTTCTCTTCGGCAGGTTACAGGATTGGCATCGGTGAACAGATTCTTAAACAACTGGTTGTTATGTAA
- a CDS encoding iron ABC transporter permease produces MRYRVLFLILGLTVVALFILDILFGSVTISAKEVLKALLNDTGSNYETIIMKFRLPKAITAVAVGIGLSLSGLQMQTVFRNPMAGPDVLGISSGASLGVAFVILGFSSNLSADNISGLGNWILVVAAWIGAGAIMLLIMAISSRVKDIMTILIIGIMLSSGISAVVTIMQYFSNETMLKAYVIWTMGSLGNLTSGQLQVLLISLSAGILLSFLSVKMLNALLLGENYAGSIGLNIRFARIIVFTCTSILAGSVTAFCGPIGFIGIAVPHIVRILFKTSDHKILIPGTILAGAALMLLSDIISQLPGSESVLPVNSVTSLIGIPVVIWVIFRNRKYSGQF; encoded by the coding sequence ATCAGATATAGGGTACTATTTCTTATTCTTGGTCTTACAGTTGTCGCGTTATTTATTCTTGATATTCTGTTTGGATCGGTAACTATCAGCGCAAAAGAAGTTCTGAAAGCATTGCTTAATGATACCGGAAGCAATTATGAAACCATAATAATGAAATTCAGACTCCCAAAGGCAATAACTGCAGTTGCTGTAGGGATAGGGTTGTCGCTGAGTGGATTACAGATGCAGACTGTTTTCAGAAATCCTATGGCCGGACCTGATGTTCTCGGAATTAGCTCCGGAGCCAGTCTTGGTGTAGCCTTTGTTATACTTGGATTCTCTTCAAACCTCTCAGCTGATAATATCAGTGGTCTGGGTAACTGGATACTTGTAGTTGCCGCGTGGATAGGAGCAGGTGCAATTATGTTGTTAATTATGGCCATCTCTTCAAGGGTCAAAGACATTATGACTATCCTGATTATAGGTATAATGCTCTCGAGCGGCATCTCGGCCGTTGTTACTATAATGCAGTATTTCAGCAATGAAACTATGCTTAAAGCTTATGTAATATGGACAATGGGAAGTCTGGGGAATCTTACATCGGGACAACTTCAGGTCCTTCTGATTTCTCTGTCGGCAGGAATATTGCTCAGCTTCCTGTCGGTTAAAATGCTTAATGCATTATTGCTTGGCGAGAATTATGCCGGAAGTATTGGTTTAAATATCAGGTTTGCCAGAATTATTGTTTTTACCTGCACAAGCATTCTTGCCGGAAGTGTTACAGCATTTTGTGGTCCTATAGGTTTTATCGGAATTGCAGTGCCTCATATTGTCAGAATTCTTTTTAAGACATCTGATCATAAGATTTTAATACCGGGGACAATCCTCGCAGGTGCTGCCTTGATGCTTCTAAGTGATATTATTTCACAGTTACCTGGTTCAGAAAGCGTCCTTCCTGTAAACTCTGTTACTTCTTTGATCGGTATCCCGGTTGTAATATGGGTAATATTCAGAAACCGTAAATACTCAGGACAATTCTGA
- a CDS encoding ABC transporter substrate-binding protein has product MNYIFVSFFKQFRTLSGFLLVLVLILPGCSRKSVNNTLNNTSTGNYVTDKAQRLKIERRKGYSKVTIINPWQGADNVNLVYNLVRRDTVFPSELNSSDVIFVPVRSIVCMSTTHLAMISALGEDISVSGVSGPGFVFSESLTKRIDAGMISDVGYDSGLNKELILSISPDLVMMYGIGSESAGYVGKIKELGIKVIFNADYLETDPLGKAEWIKLFGALYCKEEIADSIYRSELKSYDSLRLFISENISLRPKVLLGLPYKDTWYVSPGNSFISKIISDAGGDYLWKDTESDVSMPYGIENVYLGALKADYWLNIGSIKSGSEINAVDERLTKLPCYLTGNLFNNNRRITSKGGNDYWESGTVFPHLILEDIAAIIHPEIFREHELFFYQKILNN; this is encoded by the coding sequence ATGAATTATATTTTTGTCAGTTTTTTTAAGCAGTTCAGAACTCTATCCGGATTTCTGCTTGTCCTTGTATTAATTCTCCCAGGATGCAGCAGAAAAAGTGTAAACAATACACTTAATAATACATCAACCGGAAATTATGTGACTGACAAAGCACAGCGGTTAAAGATAGAAAGACGGAAAGGTTATTCTAAAGTAACTATCATCAACCCATGGCAGGGTGCGGATAATGTTAATCTGGTTTATAATCTTGTACGAAGAGATACTGTATTTCCATCAGAACTCAATTCTTCTGATGTAATTTTTGTTCCTGTCAGAAGTATAGTCTGCATGTCAACAACTCATCTGGCAATGATATCTGCTCTGGGCGAAGATATTTCAGTCTCAGGCGTCTCAGGTCCCGGATTTGTCTTCTCGGAAAGCCTGACAAAACGAATCGACGCAGGTATGATTTCAGATGTTGGCTACGACTCAGGTCTAAATAAGGAGCTCATACTTTCAATCTCACCTGATCTTGTAATGATGTATGGTATAGGAAGCGAATCAGCAGGTTATGTCGGAAAAATTAAAGAACTTGGAATTAAGGTAATTTTTAATGCAGATTATCTCGAAACCGATCCGCTTGGGAAAGCTGAATGGATAAAACTATTCGGGGCACTATACTGTAAGGAGGAAATAGCTGATAGCATATATAGGTCGGAACTTAAATCATATGATAGCCTGAGATTGTTTATTTCCGAAAACATATCTCTGAGACCAAAAGTATTACTGGGTCTCCCGTATAAAGACACCTGGTATGTCTCTCCCGGAAATTCCTTCATAAGTAAAATTATAAGTGATGCCGGGGGTGATTATCTGTGGAAGGATACGGAATCAGACGTCTCTATGCCTTATGGTATAGAAAATGTCTACCTTGGAGCTTTAAAGGCTGATTACTGGTTAAATATAGGCAGCATAAAATCAGGCAGTGAGATAAATGCTGTTGATGAGAGACTGACCAAATTACCATGCTATCTGACTGGTAATCTTTTCAATAACAACAGGCGGATTACTTCAAAAGGAGGGAATGACTATTGGGAAAGCGGTACGGTATTTCCGCATCTTATTCTTGAAGATATTGCTGCAATAATTCATCCGGAAATCTTCAGGGAACATGAACTGTTTTTTTATCAGAAAATTTTAAATAATTAA
- a CDS encoding 2-phosphosulfolactate phosphatase, which produces MEIKILEFVKGASEAKGVTVIIDVFRAFSVECYAFDSGAARIIATATPEEAFELKKKYSNSVLVGERNERRIEGFDFGNSPTEILKADLTGKTVIHTTTAGTQGLVNAKNADLVLAAGLVNAGAVADYIKLLNPEYVTLVAMGYRATISAAEDLLCADLIKAKLEKGPEFEISKISDLKNSSGKRFFDPLNLDFSPPTDFFLCTMADRFNFALKGTVRTDGNVDIMQVEI; this is translated from the coding sequence ATGGAGATTAAGATACTGGAGTTTGTTAAGGGAGCAAGCGAAGCAAAAGGAGTTACAGTCATTATTGATGTATTCAGAGCCTTTTCTGTTGAATGCTATGCTTTTGATTCAGGTGCAGCCAGGATAATAGCTACAGCAACTCCGGAAGAAGCCTTTGAATTAAAAAAGAAATACTCAAATTCTGTTCTTGTTGGTGAGAGAAATGAAAGAAGGATAGAAGGATTTGATTTTGGTAACAGTCCTACCGAAATATTAAAAGCAGATCTTACTGGTAAAACAGTTATTCATACAACGACAGCAGGAACACAGGGCCTGGTAAATGCAAAAAATGCTGACCTGGTATTAGCGGCAGGTTTGGTTAATGCAGGTGCGGTTGCTGATTATATAAAACTTCTAAATCCGGAATATGTTACACTGGTTGCCATGGGCTACAGAGCTACTATCTCTGCAGCAGAAGATCTGTTATGTGCGGACCTTATAAAAGCAAAGCTTGAAAAAGGACCAGAGTTTGAAATTTCGAAAATATCTGATCTGAAAAATTCTTCAGGAAAAAGATTCTTTGATCCGCTGAACCTTGACTTCTCACCCCCCACAGATTTCTTTTTATGCACTATGGCTGACAGGTTTAATTTTGCACTGAAAGGAACAGTCAGAACTGACGGGAATGTTGATATAATGCAGGTTGAGATTTAA